The segment CTATGCTTCTTTTCTCACAAAACGGTTGCAAGCATTTGCAGGTCTGAAACCCTAGTTACTTTCTATTTCATAATCAAACTAATAAATGTCTCAGTTCTTTATATTTGTTCCGTTTCTTTTCAGCTTGCACTCCTAGACTATATATTTGTATTTGCGCCACTGATTATTAGGGTCATTATGGTTTTGCAAGGTTATTAGGCAAATATAGAGAATATATTGATGCAAGGTTTTGTTATTATGGTTTTGCAAGGTTATTAGGCTCACTATGGATGAAATAGAATCCTGATTTACATAGAGCTCCCTCACTTGTCACCTCTACAAACCTCCACTCACATCAAGGTAGGAGATTGCAAGCAAACTTTAGAACTGTATTCTAGCTGGATTGTTATTGTGTTTATCACATGGCTTATCCATAATATGGGTGGATTGATTGTAATGTTTAGATGTAATTTCTTTCTATAACCAACCATTGGTTGTATTTTTCAGGATAGTATCCTTGGGAAAGACTGAAGGTTTCCTTAGTTCGGTTCTTTCCTATTGGAGCCCATATTGAACCGAACATGTAAAATGTAAactttcaaattaataaaaaatattatacggATATGGCCCATTATCtataaaaaaagagagtaaatgaTAACATTTGATTTTATGGTTAGTGCatgttaataatttatttttatatgaAGTTTTGATTTAAAGAGAGAGGATTTTCCATGGCAATTGATGCACTTAACTAGTATTTGCCTTGATCGTCTAGGATTTTATAAAAAATTTCTAGTGATGAAGATAAAATTgtcaaaaataataatttaaaaaagaaagatccaccataaaaATTAGTGTAATTACCCAAAATTTGTTAGggatttatataattttttagagGTCTTTTCTTAAATTTATCATTAATCTAGCAATATTTGACAGTTTGAAGCTTGTTTGCCTCTATCTCTAAATGTTTGAATTTGTTGAATGATTGGTGGTATTTAAAAATAACTTTAGAGAATTTGTTGAATTACAAGTGTTACATTCTTTTTAACTGAACCTCTATTATGACTAACTTATCGCTTTGAGCAAAAGATGAAGACATCAAGCTAGTGTGCACTAGACCTAGGATGATGTGTTGATATAATCATTTCAGAATGATACAATGATGCTCTTATAAATGATCTCTATTATAATTCCTTTGACTAACCCTTGCATGCTTTTagatgatttttaaataaatgaataaatatattCAATCAATACAAAAATACACTAGCTTGAAACAATGACTAATAGAAGGGGTCACCTagataaaatttgaatttaaattttaaaagtttactCATTATTATAAAAGCAGTCTAGATCAAGTCCAAAAGACTATATCATaaacaaaatttatataaaatatatagcttataaactaattattatatttaattataatattaaaaactaaaactaaatcaaTATCCCGTTTTCACCATTTAACATTTCCTCACAATAAAATAGATATCCTATCAGATGACAATCACTTTGtcagtttgaattttttattttaactttCCTTGTTGAGGTTTTGATATTGCGATCTTTTCTAAATTCAATAAATATCCTGTCAGAAGAAAATCACTGTGAAAACTAGAGATAGTTGAACGTAAAATGATACGGAATGAAAATTTAATGCAGTCAACAAATTCTAGTTGACAGACACTCTAAACTTGAAATCCGAGGCGCTATAAATTATTGCTCTCTCTTTCGCATTAATATTGTTCTGGAATGTACTTTTGCCAGCGACGAAATCTTCAAGTTGTTGATAGGGCAGCCAAACTGACATGGGAAATAATACTAGAACAACTGGGTAGCTAATTTTGATCGCTGTTGTAGAAAATAAAAACCGCGTGAATTTAATACACTATAAGCTCTTTAGGAAAACAGCGATCATTAACATTAATTGATTTCTTCTTTTCTTGATGTTGAAGCTCACCGACACGGAAGCCCGACAAGGCGCGTGGGATTTCAAAGCAATTCTCCAAGTGGGTGTTTCTGCTTTAATGGATTTGGGTATGGCTAGTTATGTTAGATATGGGATGCAGAATAGTTTGTTGATTTATTAAATGCCAGTCAATGGCTACTAGACGCTGTGATTTATATCCAAGTAAAAAATACATTGTTATTCTGTACTTTGTAGTGAGTATTAAAGGGGAACCGAGAGAAGAGATTTTGTGAGAGTTGTATCGAGATGGCAGGCGAGAGAAAGATGGCGTTCAAGCTCAAGCTCCCTGGTATGCTTGCCACGGTTATGCTTATTACGGTGGGAGTAGTAGCAGTTTGTGAGGGCAGAAAACTAATGACACAAACAGTATATGAAACGGATAACTTTGGACGTGGTGGCGGTTTTGGAAAAGGTGGTGGTAGGGGACATGGTGGGGGTGGTGGACTTGGGGGCGGGGGCGGTGGCGGTTTTGGGAAAGGTGGTGGTGGGGGACTCGGTGGCGGtagaggtgggggtggaggtgtgGGTGGTGGTCATGGAGGAGGTTTAGGTGATGGTCATGGTGGAGGAGTAGGTGGTGGTCATGGTGGTGGAGCTGGGGGAGGCTTCGGTGGGGGAGCAGGTGTTGGAGCTGGAGGAGGTTTAGGTGGTGGTCATGGTGGAGGAGCTGGAGGAGGCTTTGGTGGAGGAGCAGGTGGTGGAGCTGGAGGAGGTTTAGGTGGTAGCCATGGTGGAGGTGCTGGAGGAGGAGCAGGTGGTGGTCATGGTGGCGGAGCTGGTGGAGGTTTGGGTGGTGGTCATGGTGGAGGTGTTGGAGGAGGTTTTGGTGGAGGCGCTGGTGGAGGTACAGGTGGTGGAGCTGGTGGAGGTTTGGGTGGTGGTCATGGTGGAGGTGCTGGAGGAGGCTTTGGTGGAGGGGCCGGTGGTGGAGCTGGAGGAGGATTAGGTGGTGGTCATGGGGGAGGTATTGGAGGAGGCTTTGGTGGAGGGGCCGGTGGTGGTGCTGGTGGAGGTGCTGGAGGAGGCTTTGGTGGTGGGGCTGGTGGAGGATCAGGTGGTGGAGCTGGAGGAGGCCTAGGTGGAGGGGCAGGTGGTGGTGCTGGTGGTGGAGCCGGAGGAGGCCTAGGTCGAGGGGCAGGTGGTGGTGCTGGTGTTGGAGCCGGAGGAGGCCTAGGTGGAGGGACAGGTGGTGGTGTTGCTGGTGGAGCTGGAGGAGGCCTAGGCGGAGGTGGGGGTGCTGGAGGAGGCTTTGGTGGCGGGGCTGGTGGTGGAGCAGGAGGCGGCTTTGGTGGAGGTGCTGGCGGAGGCAAAGGAAGAGGAGCTGTAGGTGGAGGCCTAGGCGGAGGAGGAGGGCTCGGTGGCGGTGCAGGTGGCGGTGGAGGATTTTAAGCTGTTCTGATTATTCTGAAGTTTGTATTGACGTTAGGGCAAATGATAATGTATGTACCGCTTTGCGATCAATGGAGGAACTTGAAATAAATGTATTGAGTTTATCTATTAAAATATAAGTTTGCTCTCCACCGATTGTTTGTTAAGCTCAAATCGAAGGGAATTATTGCATTAACggatttaaaataaataagacTCCATTTGTTTTTAAACATTTTGGAAAAATTATATATGGAAAATTAGATGGACGTTGGCTATATTCCTCGAGTAAGGAATAAAAAGATTACGAGTGCTGACAATTCTTTCTCACTAGCATGCAATATGTAAGAATACAATGTACAAATAAATTTTCTAAAAAGAGTATTAAAAGGTTCTTTAAATGATAACTTCTATTTCAATCATATTTAGAAATTTGTATAAAATAGTTTTGAAAGGAAGAGATTATTAGGGGGGAATTTATATAATTTGTGTTGTGGTTGTGGAATTTTTTTGTCTTGTTTGATTTATTATCATTAATTTAATGGATGAATAATTACGTCGAAGGCGTCTTCTACTATGAAATAGACGAGCTCATTTTTGTCCATCAATAGTTCAAAATTCACGACAGCCGATGCAAGATGATCAAAACACTTTCGtccatttgatttttgatttttttcaccATGAAAGCAAGGAAAACTATTAAGCTCTTTTCTCATGTTAGTTTCGTACGCAAATACACTGCCTCACTGTAGGTTTTCGCATTTCTAATATTATATGCACGGTTTCACTGTCTTTTTTATTTTCTCGTCATCGGGTTTACATTGGTAAGTGGGCATTAATATATGTTTCTTCTCAAGATTCGATTcttgttattatttttaattttttattaagtaGCGTTTCACCTTCAACTTGATTTTACATCTCCAAAAAGTCATTGAAAAAATTCTATCAAACACGATAGAATTATACCTAGCTTATATGGACTGGATGTTTTGGGAAAGACCACTAAATTAACAATTTTTTACCTCCCCACTCCCAACATTTAATGCACATGGTTTATATTAGCATGATTTTGTAGGtaggttaatatatatatatatctttaaattAGCATCAAGTATAATTAATATTTTTGTGTAATATAGTTAGTTGTTATTAAATATGATacgtttttttaaataatttaaattatatatattaaataataaagataattATAATAGAAATTTtagtatataaaataaatataataatatataattatattattttataaaaatattataaaacaatagagaatagataattttaatataatttatataataaaatataattatgagTAATTAATAAATAAGTGTAAATATTAAATatctatatatttattatttttcttacatCATCTTAAAATGtgtaacattaaaaaaaaaagaatcccaTGTTGATAGTCATCATTTAGGAATAATGGATTACATTTAAATGTAACCCATCATTGACACATTGACAGTTCACTTCACATGCGTAAAATTTGTAATTGTGGATCATATGTAAATTTATTGCATAATAGGCACAATGCAACTCACTTGACGTATTAAAGGTTTGTTAAATTGAACATGATCAAGCATAACCTACAATTAACCTCACATTCTTTAGAATTGTAAATATGGATCACAATCAAATGTAACCCATAATTGGCACGTGATAATTCACTGAACACATGCTTAAAATTTGTAATTGCGGATTGTAGTAAAATGTAATGCATAATAGGCATATTGCAATTCACTTGACATATTTGAGGGTTTTTAAAATGGAACATGGTCAAATATAACCCATCTTCGATACCATACAACTTTTGCCACGTTCTAAAGTTTTTAAATGTCAAATATAGTTAAACTGGTATAATACACTATGCTCCATTGTCTTAAAATTTACAAGCGTAGATCATATGATAAAATACACTCTATAATTGATACACTACAACTCATCCCACGTTCCTAAGTTCTGTAAGCACAACTTACAGTCAAATGTAACCCATAATTGATATGAAAACCTACCCAAAATTTTCAATCAATAAGAGAGCCTATTAATTCTCATTAACTATTGCAAACATGTTTTTATATCTATTTTATCCATAGATTACACACATTAAGGAAGACACGGGAAGAAAGAACTTGAGATGCTCTCTACTTTCCATTAGAATTGTTTACTTAGTCATTAGATGAAGGAGATTTTAATAGGAAGGAAAAGACTTACTTCCTTTTTCGATTTAATACTATAGTGATTCATTTCACATTAACTAATAAATAGTGGTAATATATGAAAACAAATATACATAGAACAAGAGTAAGAATATATATGAGAAATAATAAATGTAAAAAGACAAAGATTAAGAAGCTAGACTTAACCAATAATACATACCAAATGCTACAAGAATATTATATTAAGGAAATTATCTTAAAATGAATCTAAAACTAAATAGAAGGTCACACCATTAAAACACACACATtgtgcttctctctctctctctctctctctctctctctctctatcatctCTCCATTTATCTTCCCATAGATATCCATCTCTCTCTTTaccttcccatatatctctatctgTCTTTCTCTTTACATacatctctatatctccctctctctatattccCCCTATTTCTCTCTtccccttcctctccctctccttcttcctctatatctctctccatcTCATCCTCTCTAAATCTCcctttt is part of the Cryptomeria japonica chromosome 10, Sugi_1.0, whole genome shotgun sequence genome and harbors:
- the LOC131066182 gene encoding glycine-rich cell wall structural protein-like, which encodes MAGERKMAFKLKLPGMLATVMLITVGVVAVCEGRKLMTQTVYETDNFGRGGGFGKGGGRGHGGGGGLGGGGGGGFGKGGGGGLGGGRGGGGGVGGGHGGGLGDGHGGGVGGGHGGGAGGGFGGGAGVGAGGGLGGGHGGGAGGGFGGGAGGGAGGGLGGSHGGGAGGGAGGGHGGGAGGGLGGGHGGGVGGGFGGGAGGGTGGGAGGGLGGGHGGGAGGGFGGGAGGGAGGGLGGGHGGGIGGGFGGGAGGGAGGGAGGGFGGGAGGGSGGGAGGGLGGGAGGGAGGGAGGGLGRGAGGGAGVGAGGGLGGGTGGGVAGGAGGGLGGGGGAGGGFGGGAGGGAGGGFGGGAGGGKGRGAVGGGLGGGGGLGGGAGGGGGF